One segment of Panicum virgatum strain AP13 chromosome 3K, P.virgatum_v5, whole genome shotgun sequence DNA contains the following:
- the LOC120697401 gene encoding putative uncharacterized protein DDB_G0277003 isoform X2, with product MQTTIWGDIYGVGMTAHECASSSKENSFVFLFSFQKFCVDTYLCKFYLIFRKAGGGSITPHVQNFLLEICTGTNVDRRQNFTYTTTIFKRIISEVELSSETVIDGLYEEFAQRMLSKAKDSLLNKTNHIYKEISFLSSTHDNVSSRLISVVGRLSCSSSMLEGDTGCSLWPSSLFLSEFILSYPEIFSTKCCFELGSGVGLVGICLNYVGASKVILTDGDTSTLTNMKENMELNNLCIEQEDSEVLKECKNKVECKYLSWEDVSENDLWGYQPDIVLGADVMYNPVCVPHLVRVLSMLLRQDRRQGENKGKFGDEFQTEGPVTYIATVVRNAETFNCFAKAAANAKLSAINISSSAAPSNLLPYMLSYDRSSVQLLKITSLS from the exons ATGCAAACCACAATTTGGGGGGATATATATGGCGTTGGCATGACTGCACATGAATGTGCTTCAAGTTCAAAGGAAAATAGTTttgtgtttcttttttcttttcaaaaattttgtgtTGATACATATTTATGTAAGTTTTATTTGATTTTCAGAAAAGCTGGGGGAGGCTCTATCACACCACATGTCCAAAATTTTCTTTTGGAGATTTGCACTGGAACTAAT GTAGACAGGCGCCAAAACTTTACTTATACAACAACTATTTTTAAAAGGATCATATCTGAGGTTGAATTATCATCGGAGACTGTGATTGATGGACTTTATGAGGAGTTTGCTCAGCGTATGTTGTCCAAAGCA AAAGATTCATTGTTAAATAAGACAAACCATATCTATAAAGAGATATCTTTTCTTTCCTCTACAC ATGATAATGTTTCCTCAAGGTTAATAAGTGTTGTTGGTCGACTATCATGTTCTTCTAGTATGCTTGAAGGTGATACAGG GTGCTCTCTTTGGCCATCAAGTCTATTCTTGTCAGAGTTTATTCTTTCATACCCTGAAATTTTCTCCACAAAGTGTTGCTTTGAG CTAGGTTCTGGTGTTGGTTTGGTGGGTATTTGTCTTAACTATGTCGGTGCCTCTAAG GTTATTCTTACTGATGGTGATACATCTACACTCACAAACATGAAGGAAAATATGGAATTGAATAACTTATGCATTGAACAGGAGGATTCTGAAGTCTTAAAAGAATGCAAGAATAAG GTAGAGTGCAAATATCTTTCTTGGGAAGATGTGTCTGAAAATGATTTATGGGGCTACCAGCCAGACATAGT TCTCGGGGCAGATGTAATGTACAATCCAGTCTGCGTGCCGCACCTCGTTCGAGTACTCTCAATGCTGTTAAGGCAAGACAGAAGACAAGGGGAAAACAAAGGAAAATTTGGTGATGAATTTCAAACAGAGGGTCCCGTCACTTATATTGCCACAGTTGTTCGAAATGCAGAGACTTTCAACTGCTTTGCCAAAGCAGCTGCTAACGCCAAGTTGTCTGCTATAAACATTTCCAGCAGTGCGGCTCCTTCAAATCTTCTCCCCTATATGCTATCATATGATAGATCAAGTGTGCAACTTCTTAAAATTACTTCATTGTCATAG
- the LOC120697401 gene encoding putative uncharacterized protein DDB_G0277003 isoform X4 has product MAEAAAQDAAEQLLYLKLAYLAGEPPACVLALARKAGGGSITPHVQNFLLEICTGTNVDRRQNFTYTTTIFKRIISEVELSSETVIDGLYEEFAQRMLSKAKDSLLNKTNHIYKEISFLSSTHDNVSSRLISVVGRLSCSSSMLEGDTGCSLWPSSLFLSEFILSYPEIFSTKCCFELGSGVGLVGICLNYVGASKVILTDGDTSTLTNMKENMELNNLCIEQEDSEVLKECKNKVECKYLSWEDVSENDLWGYQPDIVLGADVMYNPVCVPHLVRVLSMLLRQDRRQGENKGKFGDEFQTEGPVTYIATVVRNAETFNCFAKAAANAKLSAINISSSAAPSNLLPYMLSYDRSSVQLLKITSLS; this is encoded by the exons ATGGCTGaagcggcggcgcaggacgCTGCCGAGCAGCTGCTCTACCTGAAGCTCGCGTACCTCGCCGGGGAGCCTCCCGCCTGCGTCCTCGCGCTCGCCAG AAAAGCTGGGGGAGGCTCTATCACACCACATGTCCAAAATTTTCTTTTGGAGATTTGCACTGGAACTAAT GTAGACAGGCGCCAAAACTTTACTTATACAACAACTATTTTTAAAAGGATCATATCTGAGGTTGAATTATCATCGGAGACTGTGATTGATGGACTTTATGAGGAGTTTGCTCAGCGTATGTTGTCCAAAGCA AAAGATTCATTGTTAAATAAGACAAACCATATCTATAAAGAGATATCTTTTCTTTCCTCTACAC ATGATAATGTTTCCTCAAGGTTAATAAGTGTTGTTGGTCGACTATCATGTTCTTCTAGTATGCTTGAAGGTGATACAGG GTGCTCTCTTTGGCCATCAAGTCTATTCTTGTCAGAGTTTATTCTTTCATACCCTGAAATTTTCTCCACAAAGTGTTGCTTTGAG CTAGGTTCTGGTGTTGGTTTGGTGGGTATTTGTCTTAACTATGTCGGTGCCTCTAAG GTTATTCTTACTGATGGTGATACATCTACACTCACAAACATGAAGGAAAATATGGAATTGAATAACTTATGCATTGAACAGGAGGATTCTGAAGTCTTAAAAGAATGCAAGAATAAG GTAGAGTGCAAATATCTTTCTTGGGAAGATGTGTCTGAAAATGATTTATGGGGCTACCAGCCAGACATAGT TCTCGGGGCAGATGTAATGTACAATCCAGTCTGCGTGCCGCACCTCGTTCGAGTACTCTCAATGCTGTTAAGGCAAGACAGAAGACAAGGGGAAAACAAAGGAAAATTTGGTGATGAATTTCAAACAGAGGGTCCCGTCACTTATATTGCCACAGTTGTTCGAAATGCAGAGACTTTCAACTGCTTTGCCAAAGCAGCTGCTAACGCCAAGTTGTCTGCTATAAACATTTCCAGCAGTGCGGCTCCTTCAAATCTTCTCCCCTATATGCTATCATATGATAGATCAAGTGTGCAACTTCTTAAAATTACTTCATTGTCATAG
- the LOC120697401 gene encoding putative uncharacterized protein DDB_G0277003 isoform X1 has product MQTTIWGDIYGVGMTAHECASSSKENSFVFLFSFQKFCVDTYLCKFYLIFRKAGGGSITPHVQNFLLEICTGTNVDRRQNFTYTTTIFKRIISEVELSSETVIDGLYEEFAQRMLSKAKDSLLNKTNHIYKEISFLSSTHVDDNVSSRLISVVGRLSCSSSMLEGDTGCSLWPSSLFLSEFILSYPEIFSTKCCFELGSGVGLVGICLNYVGASKVILTDGDTSTLTNMKENMELNNLCIEQEDSEVLKECKNKVECKYLSWEDVSENDLWGYQPDIVLGADVMYNPVCVPHLVRVLSMLLRQDRRQGENKGKFGDEFQTEGPVTYIATVVRNAETFNCFAKAAANAKLSAINISSSAAPSNLLPYMLSYDRSSVQLLKITSLS; this is encoded by the exons ATGCAAACCACAATTTGGGGGGATATATATGGCGTTGGCATGACTGCACATGAATGTGCTTCAAGTTCAAAGGAAAATAGTTttgtgtttcttttttcttttcaaaaattttgtgtTGATACATATTTATGTAAGTTTTATTTGATTTTCAGAAAAGCTGGGGGAGGCTCTATCACACCACATGTCCAAAATTTTCTTTTGGAGATTTGCACTGGAACTAAT GTAGACAGGCGCCAAAACTTTACTTATACAACAACTATTTTTAAAAGGATCATATCTGAGGTTGAATTATCATCGGAGACTGTGATTGATGGACTTTATGAGGAGTTTGCTCAGCGTATGTTGTCCAAAGCA AAAGATTCATTGTTAAATAAGACAAACCATATCTATAAAGAGATATCTTTTCTTTCCTCTACAC ATGTAGATGATAATGTTTCCTCAAGGTTAATAAGTGTTGTTGGTCGACTATCATGTTCTTCTAGTATGCTTGAAGGTGATACAGG GTGCTCTCTTTGGCCATCAAGTCTATTCTTGTCAGAGTTTATTCTTTCATACCCTGAAATTTTCTCCACAAAGTGTTGCTTTGAG CTAGGTTCTGGTGTTGGTTTGGTGGGTATTTGTCTTAACTATGTCGGTGCCTCTAAG GTTATTCTTACTGATGGTGATACATCTACACTCACAAACATGAAGGAAAATATGGAATTGAATAACTTATGCATTGAACAGGAGGATTCTGAAGTCTTAAAAGAATGCAAGAATAAG GTAGAGTGCAAATATCTTTCTTGGGAAGATGTGTCTGAAAATGATTTATGGGGCTACCAGCCAGACATAGT TCTCGGGGCAGATGTAATGTACAATCCAGTCTGCGTGCCGCACCTCGTTCGAGTACTCTCAATGCTGTTAAGGCAAGACAGAAGACAAGGGGAAAACAAAGGAAAATTTGGTGATGAATTTCAAACAGAGGGTCCCGTCACTTATATTGCCACAGTTGTTCGAAATGCAGAGACTTTCAACTGCTTTGCCAAAGCAGCTGCTAACGCCAAGTTGTCTGCTATAAACATTTCCAGCAGTGCGGCTCCTTCAAATCTTCTCCCCTATATGCTATCATATGATAGATCAAGTGTGCAACTTCTTAAAATTACTTCATTGTCATAG
- the LOC120697403 gene encoding DNA replication complex GINS protein SLD5-like, whose product MSSWDDDESAAASAAEAATTDVELLRRAWRNEKAAPEILRFDTPLVSRVREQIQLLEETLDDFADTGVDDLVVSLYQMDLDRTLFLLRSYLRLRLQKIEKYTMHISRSDDLLSRLSPQERRFAKSCAEIMEKHLGQSVLSKLPYGYDSVTRQSLSSTEDDMVPEPQLDTFVFCKTKSDVGAFQLDDIGEEVVDLVADDLYVLRYKSIKGLVEGGRIDLI is encoded by the exons ATGTCTTCCTGGGACGACGACGagtccgcggcggcgtccgcggccgAGGCGGCGACCACGGACGTGGAGCTGCTGAGGCGGGCCTGGCGCAACGAGAAGGCCGCGCCGGAGATCCTCCGCTTCGATACGCCCCTCGTCTCCCGCGTCCGCGAGCAGATCCAGCTCCTC GAGGAGACGCTGGACGACTTCGCCGACACCGGCGTCGACGACCTGGTGGTCTCGCTCTACCAGATGGACCTCGACCGCACGCTCTTCCTCCTGCGCTCCTACCTCCGTCTCCGCCTGCAGAAG ATCGAGAAGTACACGATGCACATCTCCAGGTCTGACGACCTCCTCAGCCGGCTGTCGCCGCAGGAGCGCCGGTTTGCCAAGAG TTGCGCTGAGATCATGGAGAAGCATCTCGGGCAGTCGGTCCTGTCGAAGCTACCGTACGGCTATGACTCGGTTACCAGGCAGTCCTTGTCGAGCACTGAGGATGATATGG TGCCAGAGCCTCAGCTTGACACCTTTGTCTTCTGCAAGACTAAGAGCGATGTTGGAGCCTTCCAGCTAGATGACAT TGGAGAGGAGGTCGTGGACTTGGTTGCAGACGACTTGTATGTTCTTCGGTACAAGTCCATCAAGGGCCTTGTCGAGGGTGGCCGGATCGACCTTATCTGA
- the LOC120697401 gene encoding protein-lysine N-methyltransferase EFM3-like isoform X5, producing MQTTIWGDIYGVGMTAHECASSSKENSFVFLFSFQKFCVDTYLCKFYLIFRKAGGGSITPHVQNFLLEICTGTNVDRRQNFTYTTTIFKRIISEVELSSETVIDGLYEEFAQRMLSKAKDSLLNKTNHIYKEISFLSSTHVDDNVSSRLISVVGRLSCSSSMLEGDTGCSLWPSSLFLSEFILSYPEIFSTKCCFELGSGVGLVGICLNYVGASKVILTDGDTSTLTNMKENMELNNLCIEQEDSEVLKECKNKVECKYLSWEDVSENDLWGYQPDIVRAAPQYIKKKKGGKKSLQYTKLQIGGSVATLNKAS from the exons ATGCAAACCACAATTTGGGGGGATATATATGGCGTTGGCATGACTGCACATGAATGTGCTTCAAGTTCAAAGGAAAATAGTTttgtgtttcttttttcttttcaaaaattttgtgtTGATACATATTTATGTAAGTTTTATTTGATTTTCAGAAAAGCTGGGGGAGGCTCTATCACACCACATGTCCAAAATTTTCTTTTGGAGATTTGCACTGGAACTAAT GTAGACAGGCGCCAAAACTTTACTTATACAACAACTATTTTTAAAAGGATCATATCTGAGGTTGAATTATCATCGGAGACTGTGATTGATGGACTTTATGAGGAGTTTGCTCAGCGTATGTTGTCCAAAGCA AAAGATTCATTGTTAAATAAGACAAACCATATCTATAAAGAGATATCTTTTCTTTCCTCTACAC ATGTAGATGATAATGTTTCCTCAAGGTTAATAAGTGTTGTTGGTCGACTATCATGTTCTTCTAGTATGCTTGAAGGTGATACAGG GTGCTCTCTTTGGCCATCAAGTCTATTCTTGTCAGAGTTTATTCTTTCATACCCTGAAATTTTCTCCACAAAGTGTTGCTTTGAG CTAGGTTCTGGTGTTGGTTTGGTGGGTATTTGTCTTAACTATGTCGGTGCCTCTAAG GTTATTCTTACTGATGGTGATACATCTACACTCACAAACATGAAGGAAAATATGGAATTGAATAACTTATGCATTGAACAGGAGGATTCTGAAGTCTTAAAAGAATGCAAGAATAAG GTAGAGTGCAAATATCTTTCTTGGGAAGATGTGTCTGAAAATGATTTATGGGGCTACCAGCCAGACATAGT gagagctgcgcctcaatatattaagaagaagaaaggaggaaaaAAGAGCCTCCAGTACACCAAGCTACAGATTGGAGGGTCTGTAGCCACCCTTAACAAAGCTAGCTAA
- the LOC120697400 gene encoding uncharacterized protein LOC120697400, which yields MVGDLSLLAVAAASPVVLPPAKELHGVLPFQGKRQQDAAAQLCAPLQQQQHHHLEGLPVQVVEPGAHQVQALPAAYQAFAMPDAATLLDVQDSHRDSVRLSVGIAEQCARQEKILKFLMSGSDVKELDESLLAEFTGQQTLPINLGNQPYIPDDKLTICEFGLDLDDPQQYLPEKQLLIPDPLLDFVQSHGSAFTIDQNGRILFAGHGDEMRDLLSFLLEFSMSRSKRETSGCKTAFIVPYFGRKRRSWANSQVSNPNLASTMANVSKSGEVKSKSSSKKKQRGKNIKERELYQRNYIHASEAFLSILLDKDKSSSTILSLKKAGPDITELLTQCSIGIAGTGLAVLLSVMCKMATGMRTPFASARLLSTSVGFGLFWLSWAVNSLRDTIASIFRSPSNMNIEEDVVAVRIQKCMNDILFRAMTLLAITALKFQLGSGVVLL from the exons ATGGTGGGGGACCTgtccctcctcgccgtcgccgccgcctcgcccgtCGTCCTCCCGCCGGCCAAG GAGCTCCATGGCGTACTTCCGTTCCAGGGAAAGAGGCAGCAGGACGCCGCCGCGCAGCTCTGCGcgccgctgcagcagcagcagcaccaccacctcgagggtCTGCCCGTGCAGGTGGTGGAGCCCGGCGCCCATCAGGTTCAGGCCCTGCCTGCCGCCTACCAGGCCTTCGCCATGCCCGACGCGGCCACGCTCCTCGACGTGCAAG ATTCTCACCGTGATTCAGTTCGACTTAGCGTTGGGATAGCAGAGCAATGTGCAAGGCAAGAAAAAATCCTCAAATTTCTGATGTCAGGGTCTGATGTGAAAGAACTTGATGAATCCTTGCTAGCTGAATTCACCGGACAACAGACTCTACCAATCAACTTGGGAAATCAACCATATATACCGGATGATAAGTTAACTATCTGTGAGTTTGGGTTGGATTTGGATGATCCCCAACAGTATCTTCCGGAGAAACAACTTCTCATCCCTGATCCTCTTCTGGACTTTGTTCAGTCCCATGGCTCTGCTTTTACCATCGATCAAAATGGCCGGATCCTATTCGCTGGCCatggagatgagatgagagatTTATTATCATTTCTTCTAGAGTTCAGCATGTCTCGTTCTAAACGAGAAACAAGTGGCTGCAAGACTGCATTTATAGTTCCATACTTTGGGAG GAAAAGGCGTTCTTGGGCTAACAGCCAAGTATCCAATCCAAATTTAGCAAGCACGATGGCCAATGTTTCAAAAAG CGGTGAGGTGAAGTCAAAATCTTCATCAAAGAAGAAACAGAGAGGGAAAAACATCAAAGAACGTGAACTGTATCAGAGAAACTATATACATGCTAGCGAAGCATTTCTATCCATCTTACTGGACAAGGACAAAAGCAGCTCAACAATTCTCTCATTGAAAAAGGCTGGTCCGGATATTACCGAACTTTTGACACAGTGTTCTATTGGCATAGCTGGAACTGGCTTGGCTGTTCTTCTGTCAGTTATGTGCAAGATGGCTACTGGCATGAGGACTCCTTTTGCTTCTGCTCGACTGTTAAGCACCAGTGTTGGATTTGGGCTCTTTTGGCTCTCCTGGGCAGTCAACAGTTTACGCGACACCATTGCCAGCATTTTCAGAAGCCCAAGTAACATGAATATCGAGGAGGATGTGGTAGCAGTGAGAATACAAAAATGCATGAACGATATTCTTTTCAGAGCCATGACTCTCTTGGCTATAACTGCATTGAAGTTCCAACTTGGTTCAGGAGTAGTGCTTCTGTAG
- the LOC120697401 gene encoding putative uncharacterized protein DDB_G0277003 isoform X3, with protein sequence MAEAAAQDAAEQLLYLKLAYLAGEPPACVLALARKAGGGSITPHVQNFLLEICTGTNVDRRQNFTYTTTIFKRIISEVELSSETVIDGLYEEFAQRMLSKAKDSLLNKTNHIYKEISFLSSTHVDDNVSSRLISVVGRLSCSSSMLEGDTGCSLWPSSLFLSEFILSYPEIFSTKCCFELGSGVGLVGICLNYVGASKVILTDGDTSTLTNMKENMELNNLCIEQEDSEVLKECKNKVECKYLSWEDVSENDLWGYQPDIVLGADVMYNPVCVPHLVRVLSMLLRQDRRQGENKGKFGDEFQTEGPVTYIATVVRNAETFNCFAKAAANAKLSAINISSSAAPSNLLPYMLSYDRSSVQLLKITSLS encoded by the exons ATGGCTGaagcggcggcgcaggacgCTGCCGAGCAGCTGCTCTACCTGAAGCTCGCGTACCTCGCCGGGGAGCCTCCCGCCTGCGTCCTCGCGCTCGCCAG AAAAGCTGGGGGAGGCTCTATCACACCACATGTCCAAAATTTTCTTTTGGAGATTTGCACTGGAACTAAT GTAGACAGGCGCCAAAACTTTACTTATACAACAACTATTTTTAAAAGGATCATATCTGAGGTTGAATTATCATCGGAGACTGTGATTGATGGACTTTATGAGGAGTTTGCTCAGCGTATGTTGTCCAAAGCA AAAGATTCATTGTTAAATAAGACAAACCATATCTATAAAGAGATATCTTTTCTTTCCTCTACAC ATGTAGATGATAATGTTTCCTCAAGGTTAATAAGTGTTGTTGGTCGACTATCATGTTCTTCTAGTATGCTTGAAGGTGATACAGG GTGCTCTCTTTGGCCATCAAGTCTATTCTTGTCAGAGTTTATTCTTTCATACCCTGAAATTTTCTCCACAAAGTGTTGCTTTGAG CTAGGTTCTGGTGTTGGTTTGGTGGGTATTTGTCTTAACTATGTCGGTGCCTCTAAG GTTATTCTTACTGATGGTGATACATCTACACTCACAAACATGAAGGAAAATATGGAATTGAATAACTTATGCATTGAACAGGAGGATTCTGAAGTCTTAAAAGAATGCAAGAATAAG GTAGAGTGCAAATATCTTTCTTGGGAAGATGTGTCTGAAAATGATTTATGGGGCTACCAGCCAGACATAGT TCTCGGGGCAGATGTAATGTACAATCCAGTCTGCGTGCCGCACCTCGTTCGAGTACTCTCAATGCTGTTAAGGCAAGACAGAAGACAAGGGGAAAACAAAGGAAAATTTGGTGATGAATTTCAAACAGAGGGTCCCGTCACTTATATTGCCACAGTTGTTCGAAATGCAGAGACTTTCAACTGCTTTGCCAAAGCAGCTGCTAACGCCAAGTTGTCTGCTATAAACATTTCCAGCAGTGCGGCTCCTTCAAATCTTCTCCCCTATATGCTATCATATGATAGATCAAGTGTGCAACTTCTTAAAATTACTTCATTGTCATAG
- the LOC120697399 gene encoding uncharacterized protein LOC120697399, which produces METTTSTMEGKQAQQFILLVLASSLATNQKTHTMFRNKNRFLADGEVSVQKVDKIEPVYNLVRRPAVYTNPTAVTVVAKLLPADVAVSDQKMFRGPLKGVPSKKDIDDYIAMKKKQFVEPDP; this is translated from the coding sequence ATGGagaccaccaccagcaccatgGAAGGCAAGCAAGCTCAACAATTCATCCTGCTAGTGCTAGCCTCCTCTCTTGCGACAAACCAGAAAACACACACCATGTTTCGCAACAAGAATCGTTTTCTTGCCGACGGTGAGGTGAGCGTGCAGAAGGTGGACAAGATTGAGCCTGTCTACAACCTGGTTAGAAGACCTGCAGTGTACACCAACCCAACGGCGGTGACGGTGGTGGCAAAGCTGCTGCCTGCTGATGTTGCTGTCTCTGACCAGAAGATGTTCAGGGGTCCGCTTAAGGGTGTGCCGTCGAAGAAAGATATCGATGACTACATCGCGATGAAGAAGAAGCAGTTTGTTGAGCCAGACCCTTAG